One part of the Anopheles coustani chromosome 2, idAnoCousDA_361_x.2, whole genome shotgun sequence genome encodes these proteins:
- the LOC131267119 gene encoding dynactin subunit 5 — protein sequence MEALNTYYSKDEYVETASGNKVSRQTILCGSQNIVLHGKVIVQSGAIIRGDLAAVRTGRYCVISKGSVVRPPYKQFSKGVAFFPLQIGDHVFIGEGAVVSAASIGSYVYIGKNAVIGRRCVLKDNCIIEDGAIVPPETTIASYMRYTADGRIEGGQGNPDFVPHAMLDLMIEFTKSYYDHFVPTSN from the exons ATGGAAGCCCTCAATACGTACTACAGCAAAGACGAATACGTGGAGACAGCTTCCGGAAACAAGGTCAGCCGACAGACAATTTTGTGCGGGTCGCAAAACATCGTTCTACACGGCAAGGTGATTGTGCAAAGTGGTGCTATAATTCGCGGCGATTTAGCAGCCGTACGCACGGGACGCTACTGCGTCATCTCCAAGGGATCTGTAGTTCGGCCACCGTACAAACAATTCAGCAAGGGTGTTGCCTTCTTTCCGCTGCAGATTGGAGATCATGTGTTTATCGGCGAAGGAGCCGTAGTCTCTGCAGCTTCGATCGGGTCGTATGTCTACATTGGGAAGAATGCTGTGATT GGACGCCGTTGCGTGCTGAAAGACAACTGCATCATCGAGGACGGTGCAATTGTTCCCCCGGAAACCACGATTGCTAGTTACATGCGTTACACTGCTGACGGCCGGATCGAGGGTGGCCAGGGAAACCCAGATTTTGTGCCCCACGCAATGTTGGATCTGATGATCGAGTTTACCAAGTCCTACTACGATCATTTCGTTCCGACGAGCAACTGA
- the LOC131267124 gene encoding translation machinery-associated protein 7 homolog → MSGREGGKKKPLKAPKKDQSEMDDDDVAFKQKQKEAQKALEAAKQKAAKGGPLLQGGIKKSGKK, encoded by the coding sequence ATGAGCGGACGCGAAGGTGGTAAGAAGAAACCGCTGAAGGCCCCGAAAAAGGACCAGTCGGAAATGGACGACGATGATGTCGCCTTCAAGCAGAAACAGAAGGAGGCACAAAAGGCTCTGGAGGCGGCGAAGCAGAAAGCCGCAAAAGGAGGACCGCTGTTGCAGGGCGGAATAAAGAAATCTGGCAAAAAGTGA
- the LOC131267110 gene encoding tyrosine-protein kinase Dnt-like yields MTNLCVYVVLLLSLLVASGWAHLNLYLNEVEVQRLLGLSAEIYYVREGQVNEYALHFTVPVPAGVEEISFTWQSLAKKPLPYRINIVSPDPIALPKPSMNISQQGEIPEHIETFAIGLRCSGRESAEVDVTITVEVTLDRLTGNATELVFRRKKICLMSEHPDANQPDPYLLENASNGQNGLITLIIGGILAILFVALIILIAYCTRGSFHRKPHNAQPIRTSSFQRLQTHAPSAPSSILSPPSIAPTIATLSRTRIYANAEPEELQRRISELTVQRCRVRLSSLLQEGTFGRVYRGSYNDSQEVLVKTVGPHASQIQVSLLLHEGMSLYGAQHPGILSVLGVSIDDHTTPFLLYLAPENSRNLKIFLQEPVARTLTTIQIVKIQLQLAQAVGHLHSHGVIHKDIAARNCVIDDQLRVKLADNSLSRDLFPGDYYCLGDSENRPIKWLALESIQYKQFSEASDTWAFGVLMWELCTLARQPYAEVDPFEMEHYLRDGYRLSQPINCPDELFAIMAYCWTMLPMERPSFEQLQICLQDFYAQLTRYV; encoded by the exons gACTTTCCGCGGAAATCTACTACGTTCGCGAGGGTCAGGTTAACGAGTATGCGCTTCACTTCACGGTTCCCGTTCCGGCCGGCGTCGAGGAGATCTCATTCACCTGGCAGAGCCTGGCCAAGAAGCCGCTACCTTACCGGATTAACATCGTTTCCCCGGATCCTATCGCTCTGCCGAAGCCCTCGATGAATATCTCCCAGCAGGGTGAAATCCCGGAGCATATCGAAACGTTTGCCATCGGGCTGCGCTGCAGTGGACGGGAGTCGGCCGAGGTTGACGTGACCATAACGGTGGAAGTGACACTGGATCGACTCACAGGAAACGCCACAGAATTGGTGTTTCGCCGGAAGAAGATCTGCTTGATGAG TGAACATCCAGATGCAAACCAACCGGATCCTTACCTACTAGAAAACGCGTCCAACGGTCAGAATGGACTGATCACGCTCATCATCGGCGGGATTCTGGCGATTCTTTTTGTAGCACTCATCATCTTGATTGCGTATTGCACCCGAGGATCGTTCCACCGCAAGCCACACAACGCACAACCGATCCGTACTTCCAGCTTCCAGCGCCTTCAGACACATGCTCCATCGGCCCCCTCGTCGATCCTATCACCACCTTCTATTGCTCCCACGATAGCAACCCTTTCCCGCACCCGAATCTACGCGAATGCCGAACCGGAAGAACTGCAGCGACGCATTTCCGAGCTGACCGTGCAACGCTGCCGGGTGCGCCTCTCCAGCCTGCTTCAGGAAGGAACCTTCGGGAGAGTCTACCGGGGCAGCTACAACGACAGCCAGGAAGTGCTGGTGAAAACCGTCGGACCGCACGCGTCCCAGATCCAGGTCTCGCTTCTCCTACACGAAGGCATGAGCTTGTACGGTGCACAACATCCCGGTATTCTCTCCGTCCTGGGTGTCTCGATCGATGACCATACGACACCATTCCTACTTTACCTCGCGCCAGAGAACTCGCGCAACCTGAAGATCTTCCTCCAGGAACCGGTGGCCCGAACGCTGACCACGATCCAGATcgtcaagattcaactccagcTCGCACAAGCCGTAGGACACCTGCACAGCCACGGTGTGATCCACAAGGACATTGCGGCCCGTAACTGTGT AATTGACGATCAACTGCGAGTGAAGTTGGCGGATAACTCCCTTTCCCGCGATCTCTTTCCCGGCGACTACTACTGCCTCGGGGACAGCGAAAATCGACCGATCAAGTGGCTCGCACTAGAGTCAATACAGTACAAACAGTTCAGTGAAGCTTCCGACACGTGGGCGTTTGGTGTTCTCATGTGGGAACTGTGTACCCTGGCGCGACAACCGTACGCAGAG GTCGATCCGTTTGAGATGGAACACTATCTGCGTGATGGCTATCGGTTATCACAACCAATCAACTGTCCAGATGAGCT ATTCGCAATAATGGCCTACTGCTGGACGATGCTACCGATGGAGCGGCCCTCGTTCGAACAGCTGCAAATCTGCTTGCAGGATTTCTATGCACAGCTGACACGCTACGTCTAG